The sequence gaacccagatctcccagatTAAAGTGCAGCACTGTTCAACCTTAGTGCTCTCCCCAGAGTGGGGTGTCAGAGAGCGGGGAGGTCCTTCAGGCTAGTATATTTTACCTTTGCCTTCCTCCTATCTACAGGTCTCCCCTGGCTCTAATGTTTCAGCCCCGGGGCCAGTGGCTTCTGCTGAGACCAACTTACCAAAGACGCCCAAACGCCTGCTGAAGTGGGCACGGAGGGAGCATGGAGGGGTCACCTCTCTGGCTGAATACCGTGGAGTCAACAGAATCTACACACGCCTGGGGGCTGGCATGGGCAATGAAGGTAGATATCGGCTCTGATGGAAAGGGTGGCATTATGGCTGTGTGTCCtacaattccccatccctgaccactggccaccctggctggggctgattggacttgtagtccagcaacatatggagagacacaggttccccatttttGCTACTGCaggaggaaggcaggcagctgGTCTTTTGGGTCCTGGGCTAATGCAGTAACTTTGCAGAAGTTgtgcaggtctgggtctggtcagtgcttggAAGGGAGACCATCCAGGAAGGAAATATCTGTGCACTGCGATCATAGAGGGAAGATGGAATATATACACGGCACAGATAAATAAGACTCACCAGTATCAACTGGAGAGCAGTTGCCAAAGAGTTtgcattgcttgcaaaaaagagagagtaaatCGCAGCAGCTCTTCTGTGACCATTCAGTCCAGATGCTTCATTCCTTTCCTTCTCCAGATAGGATTGCCCCAGCCGCTTGCAGATTAAGTAGGAATTTCCTGACCCCAGTGCACTTTGCCTCCAAGTGCCAACTCCAGCCTCTGAGAGTTTGCCTGCATCCTGACCCTCCGCAAGTCCTTGAAGTTCACATCATCCTCTCCAAAGGAGTTGCACCAAGGTGCGTGCCAGGGAGGCATCGCCAGAGCTTCAGCATGCGGCTgttgaaccgggggggggggggagcagggggttGGCAAAATGTTCATAACGAGGTGCCGTGTCTTGAACAGGGAGGTTGAAATTGTTCTTAGTGTAGATGGGGAAGGGGGATGGTGAGGAAGAATGAAACCTATGCAAGAAGCTGCCTATGATAAGTGACCCTTGTGTTAAAATGGATAAGATATAATAAACAGGAACATGGAAGCTGGTTCATCTAGCCTGGTACTGCTGACACAGATTGGCAGGAGATCTCCCATGTCTTTCTCAGCTCTgtctggagatgatggggatcgAATctctgaccttctgcatgcagagcagttgCCCTGCCACTTAGCTACGGCACTTCCCCCGAAAGTCAAGGCCAGATGGACACTGAGCCAAAAACGAGTAGCGACAGTGGCTGGTATTAGGCCTTGAATATTGGGCAGGGATCTCTGAGTTGGGGGACGGGTGGCGTTGGGCTTCACTGGCTTCCATCATGTGCTTAATCctgttgtgtgtgggggggcagcCTGCTCTCTTCTAGGCCCACCCTGGCTCATTTGACTGTGGAACTTCATGCTGTCCGAAGGCCCCCCCACTGGGGACTGATCTTGATACTGAAGAGTGAGGGAGCTGCTGAGTGGATGGTTCACACCCACCGCCTCACTGGCCGGCTGCATGTCCTGGTAGGGGCAGGACCTGCTCTGGGTATAGATCTGTAATGCTCTAGGCCAGCTAAtgcgcttctctctctccccctccccaagttgGTGGCAGTGGCACACATCTGGAAGGGAGCAGGGCACACATGTGCTCAAagcctgatacagtggtacctcgggttacagacgcttcaggttacagacacttcaggttccagattccgctaacccagaaatagtacctcaggttaagaactttgcttcaggatgagaacagaaatcatgtgatggcggcgcggcggcagcaggaggccccattagctaaaatggtacctcaggttaagaacagtttcaggttaagaacggacctccggaatgaattaagttcttaacctgaggtaccactgtatagccaagtGTGTCATCAACATCAGTACAAAACTGGGTGGGATTTATTCCttaattaacctgaggtaccactgtagatgcattATGCAGAATTGCAACCTTTCCTAGTGGAAGCAGTTTGGTAATTTTAGATGCTTGGCTTCATGCTATTATAAGGGTTATATTATGGAGGGTTCATTCTGCTAAGTCCTGCCTTCACAGGCCCACTAGTGAGCTTTACCAACCCTCTTCCATAAGCTTCCCCTGCATTCTCCCTATGACTCTAggtttgcctcctcctcctcctccagccttatttttttttttgctaaagtgAGCCAAGGAGTCTTACTTCCTGGCTCCAACTCTCCACTCCACTAGGCTACTCCCTCTTGGGAGTCTGTCTCCATGCTGCCATTTGATTCCCCTGGACCGTCTCTTGTTTATGttgtgcctgctgctgctgctgctctccatgTCTGGGCCTTGTATTGTAACTCAGGCTGGGATTCCTTTCTAGGCTTCGCACAAAGTCACAGTCAGCAGCACAGAAATGGATCTGCCTCTGACTGTGACCCAGAGGACGTCCCCTCGGCTGACGACCCTCGACCCTTTGCAGTTTGCAACGGAGCAGAATCTGCCTGCCTTTACATCCTACGTTGAGGCTGAGCGGGTGAACAGGTTTCTCCTTTTTGTTGGGATGAATGGTAGGTTTGGAGGGATTCAATGGACATGAATGGGAAAAGTGCCCACCAGAGAGCTTAGAGGCAAACCACTAGTGACCGCTGGCATTTATATTCCAGTTCCTCCTGCACCATTTTACCCTAGGGTATACAACCTCAGTTTTATTTTAGGAATGCACCAAATCAAAACATTTTCAGCATGAAAAGTATACTTCCAAGGGGGCTGAAATGGtacacacaccccccccagccAAAGCATATATTTTGGTGCTTGTTAACAGATATTTTGCTGCTTCAGTGCCATTTTCCCAAACCCTTTTGAGAGCTTATTTCCTAGTCGTTATgtgatcccagccaatcaggattCACGTAGGGATGATAAATGGTGTCAAATAGGCAATCAGCTGTGGCTACAATGGTAAATGAAACTGCATTGCATTCTGAATGCTGAGCCCATGGAAAAGAACAGGAAGGCGTGCCATATTATGTCAGAATGTGCAGACCTTTCACTTAGGTAACAGATACAGGGAATAGATACAGGGTTGCCAACATTCTTGGACCCATGGGTAAGTCTGCAACAGAGAAATTGTTGTGAgtaccctcccctcctctcctgcaaacTATTCTATGGGCTCCAATAGAATGCTTCTTCTGAGCCTAATTTCAGTGCTGGGAGGGGAGGCTAGCTTGTAGACTGTAGAGAAGGCCTCTGTGAGCTGGGCACATGTGTCCTTTGGGGCCACACTGGTGATGCTTGGAATAGATCATATTCTGATTAACAGCAGCAGTGTATAAGGCATATGATTGcatcacacccacacacctgtaTTTCCTTTGTAGGGGCCACACCTCCTCTAGAAGAGCCAACACTATTTTGGCCCATATTTCTGCATCCTCCCAGTTTCACAGCCTCTCAACAGGACTTTGCAGAAGCCAACACAGCTGGCTGGGAGGTGACAAGGCAAGACTTTGGGGGAGAGGATGGTTCCGTTACCTACCCACCGTCTACAGCCAAAACAGAGGGGACAGAATCTATCTTGTGTCTTGGGGACCAGAAGCCTATTCTTGAAAACCAGGACACTCAGAGAGTGAGTAGCCAAGGATGACATCTCCAGATGGACAGAGGGAATCTATCTCCTACAGTGCCATTTCATGTGGATGGGTGGGTATTCTCTTGCCGTTGTACATCAATACCGCTCCACAGACCTGTTTTTCTCCTACAGGTCTCCTGTGTTTCGCCTTCTCCAACCCAGATATCTCCCTCAGAAGCTGCAACGGCCTTCCAGGATCCCCACCTTCACCTTGGCAATGCCCTCCTTAACCTAGAGCTCTACAACACAGAGGCTTTTGCCAAGCAACGTGGACCTTTTGTCGTCTCAGCCAACAGCCTTGTCTTTGTGGAGGTAAAGCGGACGATGAATATGCAAGAGCTGGCATTGGACGCAGCAGTTACATGCCAGAATCTTGTCCCTAAGtgattcctcctctgtccagagATCTGGTGGTTTGCAGCACTCCCTGTCTCTCTCAGAGCCTCAAACAGGGCAGTTGCTTGATGCTTTATGGGGGGTGCTAAATTTACACTGTAGCTCTCAAAGGAACGAAGTAACAGGGGTGATTTGCCATCATGTTTTACCAGCTTAGAAGGGCAACATGCATCCCAAGGAAGGTCATGATTTTATAAGCAAAAGAGCAAGGAATAGACTTAGCAGATTTCATACTGAGGCCCAATTCAAGGCCCAACTTTATGGTTGGTTGGCAATGAAAAAATAGGTATAAaaagagaattcctggatgccaagagcCAAATTTGGGGCAAgtattctttggtgagagaaccccagcagaaatttaaaacaacaaacatctagcaaagtaaagcatggaaatataggttgtTATTCTTAGAATATGACTTTCTAAGTTCCTTCCAAAATTCCCCTCTTCTCCTAGCATAGAAAATACCATGTGTGTGGCAAGttcaaaatggtttacttacaaactctccaaagatcAGATTCATGGGTTTTTCAATGCAGCATTCAGAAAACGTTGGCAGCAAAACTGGCACTTGTTTTTGCAGACTAGATGGTGTTTCCTTTTCCCTCCAGGCTTCCTTGGCAACCTATGACTCATCTCTCAGCTTCACCATCCAGAAGTGCTTCATCTCTAGCTCCTCAGATGCTTCAGAAGCCTCGGCGTATCTGCTGGTCCAGCATGGCTGTCCTGTGGCCGCTGCCCAAGTCAGGCTGTGGAAACCCAAGCTGCCAGGCCAGGCCCAGGCACTGCCTCTGGGGTACCAGGAACGCCAGCGACTGAGCTTTGTGTTGAAACCGCGGTCCAATGCCTCCATCCACTTCTTGCACTGCCGTCTGACGCTCTGCAGCAGGGGGTCTCAGGACTCCGCCAGACCCAAGGGTGCAATCCCCAAGGTCTCTGGCTCCCTGGGCTAGGGAACCCTGTCTTCTAGCAGCTGTCTGAGGGCCTGATAGCGCTACTGCTTCAGAATAGGCTTCCCTGATTGGGGATGCTTATGGAGGAAACTGATATGCCAGAGCAAGCTCTCCACTTGGCCCAGAggtagccaaaatggtgccctctgCTCGATGATGACACTGGCTTCATAATTCCCTGCacctcagctagcatggccattggccaggggTGATGAAAATTGTAGTCAATTGGTATCTaggggggcaccatgttggttacccCTTAGCTTATTATTACTGCCTCCTCTGAACAGCAGAATCTCTCAAGTGTTTCAAGCAGAGGTCTTTCCTTTGATATGTTTGACTGGGGGTTGAATGTGGGCCCCTCTGTGTGCTTTGCCCCTCAGCTATGACTGGCTCCTTCCAGAAATCCTTGGTCCATCTCTGCTCTGAGGGTGGAAGGCCTCTTTATTCCAAAAGATGGAATCAAGAGGAAAGTGAAACCCCTTGGAGGGGTGAAAACCCTCTGGAATGGGTCTGTGCAAAAGAGCCTCTCAGCTGTAGAAATGAGCTGGCTGAGCTTATGGAGAAGCAGGTGGGATGTAACTGGGCCGAGGCCTACCTCCCACTGTTGGGATGAGGCACTCTTCTGAGGCAGGTTTTTGTTTCAGTGTCAGTCTGAGAACGAGGCCtgcaggggagaagaggaggcGGTCCCAAGCCGCTTCCAGCGCACCATCACAAAGCCTATGCTAGTGACTGTGGAGACTCCGCTCCGAGCTGCCTCTCCTGGCCCAAAACCAGGTACTTTCCTGTGGGTTCTAGATAGCAGCCAGGAGAGAGCTGTTGGCTTGAAGGCCTTGCAGTTCAGCACCCTGGCTCCATGCTGGAGAGAACTGCCCCGCAGAGTGAGTGAGGAACTGAAAGAAACCGATGGGGGAGTCCTGCTTGCTGGGGAGATGGAAGCGTCTTGGTGTGCATCTCTCCAGAGCAGAGGTGGTGGACCTGTaagggtacccctgcccgtacgggccagtcgtgaccgactctagggttgcgagctcatctcgctcaagaggccgggggccagcgctgtccggagacacttccgggtcacgtggccagcgtgacaagctgcatctggcgagccagcaccagtgccgctataaagcggtacctatttatctacttgcactttgacgtgctttcgaactgctaggtgggcaggagctgggaccgaacgacgggagctcaccccgccgtggggatttgaaccgctgaccttacgatcagcaagtcctaggcactgaggttttacccacagcgccacccgcgtcctgggtggacctgtagccctctagatattcttggacttcagctcccatcgcctcaagccagcatggccaatgccaaGGGATGATGGGGCTTGTAGTTCACCAGCATCTCCTACCCAGGAGATTGATGCATTGGATCTCACCATGCTACAAGCTCAGACTTTGCCAATGACATCTTACATGTTCATCCTGAGTAAAGCCAAGTAGCAGTGATGGGCAGAGTTATGCActcatttcttttctcccccttgcCACCCGGAGGCTATTTTCTTCAGACACTCCCTCAGATTATCTGTTCCTTTCTTGACTTTGGTGTCTTTTTCTGCAGCCAATgtcccagacaaaccacaaggaAAAGCACCAAAGGATACAGCCCACAAGCGGAAGACTCAGGTAGTCCGAAGTAAGTAAACATCCCCCTGCTCTCTTGCTGGCCTTGTTTCCCGGggatttggggactgaaattggTATTAGACTGGGATTCTACTCCTGGCtctagggggaaaaaacaaaggtGGAGTTGAGGATTCCTGCTGCCGTGGGCTGGAGCAAGAACTCTGATCCTCAGAATTTTTCATTCTGTATTTCGGGCCCTGGCCCATCTCCCCTTCCTGGGCAGAGAGTGAGAATGAATTTTGGTGCTCTTTCTCCACACATCCTCCCCATTTCCCTCTTCTCTGTAGCTGCAGCTGCTCCGGGCCAGACGGTCCCAGCAGTAATTGGGATAGCTATTGCAGCCTTCCTCATCGGCATCTGCCTCACTATTGGGCTCTGGTTCATTTACACCTATACAGGAGGAGGGTCCCCTCAGTGCCGTAGGTACCATCTATTTTATTTGAATGATTGATTTTTGGCAAAGCCTGGGGGAGCACACCTTAGCATTTCTGTAGAGGTAGACTGGGCCACATGTCCGAGATGGGAAAACTCCAAATTATAGATCAGGACACCTTTCATCAACCTATTGCCTTCCAGCTGCTTTGGATTTTAGCTCTCATCACTAgctagccatgcttgctgggcctGGACCTTGAGTTGTTCTCTcaagcacctggagggcaccaggttggggctgGTTGGCTTCTGCCAACTGTCTGCCTCCATCTCTTCCGTCAGAGACAGAATATGCATTATTCAGTCACATGTACACAGGTTGAGTTACAGGAGGGCATGGATCTTGGGGTGGAAACTGGCAGCCAAATGATGCCCATTGCAGTTGGCTTCTGGGAAGGATCATAGAGTGGGAAACATGACCTTTAGGCGATCGAAGATGCAGCAGCTGAAATACATATTGGAATCAATGTTACAAAAAAGTCTGGAGGGGGATTATGTG comes from Podarcis raffonei isolate rPodRaf1 chromosome 2, rPodRaf1.pri, whole genome shotgun sequence and encodes:
- the LOC128407683 gene encoding transforming growth factor beta receptor type 3-like isoform X4 yields the protein MHRNCLHIDHLWRQYLLLLLVGWGCSGTAAWHHLACLPMSASTPHPVLGFWESLRKGTGCTSRGRSTLGQEVHVISLKKGLPANGQVTLITLDPDPHDRGPIFVLYSRKPVRWVLLSPPGKNWTFQVSPGSNVSAPGPVASAETNLPKTPKRLLKWARREHGGVTSLAEYRGVNRIYTRLGAGMGNEDRIAPAACRLSRNFLTPVHFASKCQLQPLRVCLHPDPPQVLEVHIILSKGVAPSLLSSRPTLAHLTVELHAVRRPPHWGLILILKSEGAAEWMVHTHRLTGRLHVLASHKVTVSSTEMDLPLTVTQRTSPRLTTLDPLQFATEQNLPAFTSYVEAERVNRFLLFVGMNGATPPLEEPTLFWPIFLHPPSFTASQQDFAEANTAGWEVTRQDFGGEDGSVTYPPSTAKTEGTESILCLGDQKPILENQDTQRVSCVSPSPTQISPSEAATAFQDPHLHLGNALLNLELYNTEAFAKQRGPFVVSANSLVFVEASLATYDSSLSFTIQKCFISSSSDASEASAYLLVQHGCPVAAAQVRLWKPKLPGQAQALPLGYQERQRLSFVLKPRSNASIHFLHCRLTLCSRGSQDSARPKGAIPKCQSENEACRGEEEAVPSRFQRTITKPMLVTVETPLRAASPGPKPANVPDKPQGKAPKDTAHKRKTQVVRTAAAPGQTVPAVIGIAIAAFLIGICLTIGLWFIYTYTGESASGRRSQPAAETDPVGPSAPKREDTLSAPAAAGPARRSWCSTLRSLYRRSEGTARRTSALELSVWAE
- the LOC128407683 gene encoding transforming growth factor beta receptor type 3-like isoform X5 — its product is MPHLLNIQGVSPGSNVSAPGPVASAETNLPKTPKRLLKWARREHGGVTSLAEYRGVNRIYTRLGAGMGNEDRIAPAACRLSRNFLTPVHFASKCQLQPLRVCLHPDPPQVLEVHIILSKGVAPSLLSSRPTLAHLTVELHAVRRPPHWGLILILKSEGAAEWMVHTHRLTGRLHVLASHKVTVSSTEMDLPLTVTQRTSPRLTTLDPLQFATEQNLPAFTSYVEAERVNRFLLFVGMNGATPPLEEPTLFWPIFLHPPSFTASQQDFAEANTAGWEVTRQDFGGEDGSVTYPPSTAKTEGTESILCLGDQKPILENQDTQRVSCVSPSPTQISPSEAATAFQDPHLHLGNALLNLELYNTEAFAKQRGPFVVSANSLVFVEASLATYDSSLSFTIQKCFISSSSDASEASAYLLVQHGCPVAAAQVRLWKPKLPGQAQALPLGYQERQRLSFVLKPRSNASIHFLHCRLTLCSRGSQDSARPKGAIPKCQSENEACRGEEEAVPSRFQRTITKPMLVTVETPLRAASPGPKPANVPDKPQGKAPKDTAHKRKTQVVRTAAAPGQTVPAVIGIAIAAFLIGICLTIGLWFIYTYTGESASGRRSQPAAETDPVGPSAPKREDTLSAPAAAGPARRSWCSTLRSLYRRSEGTARRTSALELSVWAE
- the LOC128407683 gene encoding transforming growth factor beta receptor type 3-like isoform X1, coding for MACMLVSVADRSGTERGNVEVLSQNPNHKLTGWNKREITAFLWVLNTMHRNCLHIDHLWRQYLLLLLVGWGCSGTAAWHHLACLPMSASTPHPVLGFWESLRKGTGCTSRGRSTLGQEVHVISLKKGLPANGQVTLITLDPDPHDRGPIFVLYSRKPVRWVLLSPPGKNWTFQVSPGSNVSAPGPVASAETNLPKTPKRLLKWARREHGGVTSLAEYRGVNRIYTRLGAGMGNEDRIAPAACRLSRNFLTPVHFASKCQLQPLRVCLHPDPPQVLEVHIILSKGVAPSLLSSRPTLAHLTVELHAVRRPPHWGLILILKSEGAAEWMVHTHRLTGRLHVLASHKVTVSSTEMDLPLTVTQRTSPRLTTLDPLQFATEQNLPAFTSYVEAERVNRFLLFVGMNGATPPLEEPTLFWPIFLHPPSFTASQQDFAEANTAGWEVTRQDFGGEDGSVTYPPSTAKTEGTESILCLGDQKPILENQDTQRVSCVSPSPTQISPSEAATAFQDPHLHLGNALLNLELYNTEAFAKQRGPFVVSANSLVFVEASLATYDSSLSFTIQKCFISSSSDASEASAYLLVQHGCPVAAAQVRLWKPKLPGQAQALPLGYQERQRLSFVLKPRSNASIHFLHCRLTLCSRGSQDSARPKGAIPKCQSENEACRGEEEAVPSRFQRTITKPMLVTVETPLRAASPGPKPANVPDKPQGKAPKDTAHKRKTQVVRTAAAPGQTVPAVIGIAIAAFLIGICLTIGLWFIYTYTGESASGRRSQPAAETDPVGPSAPKREDTLSAPAAAGPARRSWCSTLRSLYRRSEGTARRTSALELSVWAE
- the LOC128407683 gene encoding transforming growth factor beta receptor type 3-like isoform X2 codes for the protein MACMLVSVADRSGTERGNVEVLSQNPNHKLTGWNKREITAFLWVLNTMHRNCLHIDHLWRQYLLLLLVGWGCSGTAAWHHLACLPMSASTPHPVLGFWESLRKGTGCTSRGRSTLGQEVHVISLKKGLPANGQVTLITLDPDPHDRGPIFVLYSRKPVRWVLLSPPGKNWTFQVSPGSNVSAPGPVASAETNLPKTPKRLLKWARREHGGVTSLAEYRGVNRIYTRLGAGMGNEDRIAPAACRLSRNFLTPVHFASKCQLQPLRVCLHPDPPQVLEVHIILSKGVAPSLLSSRPTLAHLTVELHAVRRPPHWGLILILKSEGAAEWMVHTHRLTGRLHVLASHKVTVSSTEMDLPLTVTQRTSPRLTTLDPLQFATEQNLPAFTSYVEAERVNRFLLFVGMNGATPPLEEPTLFWPIFLHPPSFTASQQDFAEANTAGWEVTRQDFGGEDGSVTYPPSTAKTEGTESILCLGDQKPILENQDTQRVSCVSPSPTQISPSEAATAFQDPHLHLGNALLNLELYNTEAFAKQRGPFVVSANSLVFVEASLATYDSSLSFTIQKCFISSSSDASEASAYLLVQHGCPVAAAQVRLWKPKLPGQAQALPLGYQERQRLSFVLKPRSNASIHFLHCRLTLCSRGSQDSARPKGAIPKCQSENEACRGEEEAVPSRFQRTITKPMLVTVETPLRAASPGPKPANVPDKPQGKAPKDTAHKRKTQVVRTAAAPGQTVPAVIGIAIAAFLIGICLTIGLWFIYTYTGESASGRRSQPAAETDPVGPSAPKREDTLSAPAAAGPARRSWCSTLRSLYRRRF
- the LOC128407683 gene encoding transforming growth factor beta receptor type 3-like isoform X3; its protein translation is MACMLVSVADRSGTERGNVEVLSQNPNHKLTGWNKREITAFLWVLNTMHRNCLHIDHLWRQYLLLLLVGWGCSGTAAWHHLACLPMSASTPHPVLGFWESLRKGTGCTSRGRSTLGQEVHVISLKKGLPANGQVTLITLDPDPHDRGPIFVLYSRKPVRWVLLSPPGKNWTFQVSPGSNVSAPGPVASAETNLPKTPKRLLKWARREHGGVTSLAEYRGVNRIYTRLGAGMGNEDRIAPAACRLSRNFLTPVHFASKCQLQPLRVCLHPDPPQVLEVHIILSKGVAPSLLSSRPTLAHLTVELHAVRRPPHWGLILILKSEGAAEWMVHTHRLTGRLHVLASHKVTVSSTEMDLPLTVTQRTSPRLTTLDPLQFATEQNLPAFTSYVEAERVNRFLLFVGMNGATPPLEEPTLFWPIFLHPPSFTASQQDFAEANTAGWEVTRQDFGGEDGSVTYPPSTAKTEGTESILCLGDQKPILENQDTQRVSCVSPSPTQISPSEAATAFQDPHLHLGNALLNLELYNTEAFAKQRGPFVVSANSLVFVEASLATYDSSLSFTIQKCFISSSSDASEASAYLLVQHGCPVAAAQVRLWKPKLPGQAQALPLGYQERQRLSFVLKPRSNASIHFLHCRLTLCSRGSQDSARPKGAIPKCQSENEACRGEEEAVPSRFQRTITKPMLVTVETPLRAASPGPKPANVPDKPQGKAPKDTAHKRKTQVVRSESASGRRSQPAAETDPVGPSAPKREDTLSAPAAAGPARRSWCSTLRSLYRRSEGTARRTSALELSVWAE